The Humulus lupulus chromosome 3, drHumLupu1.1, whole genome shotgun sequence genome window below encodes:
- the LOC133825116 gene encoding uncharacterized protein LOC133825116, with protein sequence MATSGTIHCVDLREGNYRVRVDECCNNDAKLIFPIKDEIIFVRHAVGYFVEWPSHLIIPYDSNLLPKKTKKQKRNSSPIPNAPMTQDKSHPSQRLPSQNEVVSSKASAPILFKIPSGVPHSLKCLLTTVKYVEPSFMVKVLMDFEILGHENDLYISQEDIVHFGLMEEIGASCISLYIRYQRFLKPL encoded by the exons ATGGCAACAAGCGGAACAATTCATTGTGTTGACTTAAGAgagggtaactatcgtgtgcGGGTGGATGAGTGCTGCAATAATGATGCTAAACTTATTTTTCCTATTAAGGATGAGATCATTTTTGTACGTCATGCTGTCGGTTACTTTGTTGAGTGGCCATCTCATCTGATCATTCCATACGATTCAAATTTG CTACCTAAGAAGACAAAGAAGCAAAAAAGAAATAGTTCACCAATACCTAATGCCCCAATGACACAAGACAAGTCTCATCCTTCCCAAAGACTTCCTAGTCAAAATGAAGTAGTGTCAAGTAAAGCTAGTGCCCCGATACTCTTCAAGATTCCTAGTGGGGTTCCTCACTCTCTCAAGTGTTTATTAACTACTGTGAAGTATGTGGAGCCAAGTTTCATGGTCAAAGTTCTGATGGATTTCGAGATATTAGGTCATGAGAATGATTTATATATCTCACAAGAAGATATAGTCCACTTTGGCTTAATGGAGGAGATTGGAGCATCATGTATATCATTATATATCAGGTATCAAAGATTTTTAAAACCATTATAA